One Synechococcus sp. CC9605 genomic window carries:
- the ychF gene encoding redox-regulated ATPase YchF, whose protein sequence is MLKAGIVGLPNVGKSTLFNALVANAQAQAANFPFCTIEPNVGTVAVPDERLDRLTELSKSKDTIPTRMGFVDIAGLVKGASQGEGLGNKFLANIREVDAIVHVIRCFEDDDVIHVSGSVGPSRDAEVINLELGLADLAQIEKRRERLKKQMRTSKEAQVEDAALERIQAVLENGGAARSVDLNDEEAVMIKPLGLLTAKPIIYATNVSEDDLAEGNAFCTEVVELAAKEGAETVRISAQVEAELVELGDEETADYLEGLGVKEGGLQSLIRATYRLLGMRTYFTTGEKETRAWTFKAGMTAPQAAGVIHTDFERGFIRAQTIGWEKLLEAGSLSEARNKGWLRSEGKEYVVDEGDVMEFLFNV, encoded by the coding sequence ATGCTCAAAGCTGGAATTGTCGGATTGCCCAACGTGGGCAAGTCCACCTTGTTCAATGCGTTGGTTGCCAACGCGCAGGCGCAGGCTGCCAATTTCCCGTTCTGCACGATCGAGCCCAACGTCGGCACCGTGGCGGTGCCTGATGAGCGACTGGACCGGCTCACAGAACTGAGCAAAAGCAAGGACACCATTCCGACCCGAATGGGGTTTGTGGACATTGCTGGTCTAGTGAAAGGCGCCAGCCAGGGCGAAGGCCTGGGCAACAAGTTTCTCGCCAACATCCGCGAGGTGGACGCAATCGTTCACGTAATCCGCTGCTTCGAGGACGATGACGTCATCCACGTTTCAGGATCCGTGGGTCCGTCAAGGGATGCAGAGGTGATCAATCTGGAGCTGGGTCTTGCGGACCTGGCACAGATCGAGAAGCGCCGGGAGCGTCTGAAAAAGCAAATGCGTACCAGCAAGGAGGCACAGGTGGAAGACGCTGCCCTTGAACGGATTCAGGCGGTGCTCGAGAATGGTGGTGCGGCTCGCAGCGTCGATCTGAACGATGAAGAAGCGGTGATGATCAAGCCCTTGGGGCTCTTGACCGCCAAGCCGATCATCTACGCCACCAATGTGAGTGAGGACGACCTGGCCGAGGGCAATGCCTTCTGCACCGAGGTGGTTGAACTCGCTGCCAAGGAAGGTGCCGAAACGGTGCGGATTTCTGCCCAGGTGGAAGCGGAGCTGGTGGAGCTCGGAGATGAGGAAACCGCGGACTATTTGGAAGGTCTCGGAGTGAAGGAAGGGGGTTTGCAGAGCCTGATTCGGGCCACCTATCGATTGCTGGGGATGCGCACCTACTTCACCACCGGTGAAAAGGAGACAAGGGCCTGGACGTTCAAGGCCGGGATGACCGCTCCGCAGGCTGCCGGTGTGATCCACACCGATTTCGAACGGGGCTTCATCCGCGCTCAGACCATCGGTTGGGAGAAGCTGCTGGAAGCCGGCTCACTGTCGGAAGCCCGCAACAAGGGTTGGCTGCGCAGTGAAGGGAAAGAGTATGTGGTCGATGAGGGAGACGTGATGGAATTTTTGTTCAACGTTTGA
- the polA gene encoding DNA polymerase I, whose product MPEATAKPLLLLVDGHSLAFRSFYAFSKGGEGGLATKDGRPTSVTYGFLKALLDNSKTLQPEGVAIAFDTAEPTFRHKADANYKAHRDVAPEVFFQDLEQLQQILETHLQLPLCMAPGFEADDVLGTLANRAADSGWGVRILSGDRDLFQLVDDSRDIAVLYMGGGPYAKSSGPTLIREEGVLGKLGVIPDKVVDLKALTGDSSDNIPGVRGVGPKTAINLLKDNSDLDAVYATLEEVEAEGPKASRGAIKGALKEKLRADRDNAYLSRKLAEILVDVPLPKEPSLPLSSVDADGLSSCLEDLELNSLLRQVGGFVAAFSEGGYGANAEAAAAKPPHRSATTEPAAAETATEPVTNDDVGVPALKPKLIQTETALDALVQRLMACTDSSLPVAFDTETTDLNPFRAELVGIGICWGEDLDALAYIPLGHKGSEDSIPEQLSLETVLTALAPWLASSNHPKTLQNAKYDRLILLRHGIALEGVVIDTLLADYLRDASAKHGLELMAEREFGFQPTSFTDLVGKKQTFADVPLEPASLYCGMDVHVTRRLALLLRHQLETMGPQLLPLLEQVEQPLEPVLARMESTGIRIDVPYLQGLSEEMGSTLQQLESDAKAAAGVDFNLASPKQLGELLFDTLGLDRKKSRRTKTGFSTDATVLEKLGNDHPVVPLVLDHRVLSKLKSTYIDALPQLVEAETGRVHTDFNQAVTATGRLSSSNPNLQNIPVRTEYSRRIRKAFLPQEGWTLLSADYSQIELRILTHLSGEKVLQEAYRGGDDVHALTARLLLDKDEVSPDERRLGKTINFGVIYGMGAQRFARETGVSQSEAKEFLVKYKQRYPKVFAFLELQERLALSRGYVETILGRRRPFHFDRNGLGRLLGKDPLEIDLDVARRGGMEAQQLRAAANAPIQGSSADIIKVAMVQLQDALLRQGLPAQLLLQVHDELVLEVAPDALETTRDLVVRTMEQAFELSVPLVVETGVGANWMEAK is encoded by the coding sequence ATGCCTGAGGCCACCGCCAAGCCACTTCTGCTGCTTGTGGATGGCCATTCCCTGGCATTCCGCAGCTTTTACGCCTTCAGCAAGGGTGGAGAAGGGGGTCTGGCCACCAAAGACGGCCGGCCCACCAGCGTGACCTACGGCTTTCTCAAAGCCCTGCTGGACAACAGCAAAACCCTGCAGCCAGAAGGCGTTGCCATTGCCTTCGACACAGCCGAGCCCACCTTTCGCCACAAGGCAGACGCCAACTACAAGGCCCACCGGGATGTGGCCCCTGAGGTGTTCTTTCAGGACCTTGAGCAGCTGCAGCAGATCCTCGAAACGCACCTGCAGCTCCCTCTCTGCATGGCCCCCGGCTTCGAAGCCGACGATGTGCTGGGAACCCTGGCGAACCGAGCGGCCGACTCGGGATGGGGCGTACGAATCCTTTCGGGAGACCGCGACCTTTTCCAGCTGGTGGATGACAGCCGCGACATCGCGGTGCTTTACATGGGTGGAGGCCCCTACGCCAAAAGCAGTGGCCCAACACTGATCCGCGAAGAAGGGGTGCTCGGCAAGCTCGGCGTGATACCCGACAAGGTGGTGGACCTCAAGGCCCTCACCGGTGACAGCTCCGACAACATCCCCGGCGTGCGTGGTGTTGGCCCCAAAACAGCAATCAACCTGCTGAAAGACAACAGCGATCTCGACGCGGTGTACGCCACCCTTGAGGAAGTGGAAGCCGAAGGGCCGAAAGCCAGCCGGGGCGCCATCAAAGGAGCTCTGAAAGAGAAGCTGCGCGCCGACCGCGACAACGCTTACCTCTCGCGCAAGCTGGCCGAGATTCTCGTGGATGTTCCCCTGCCCAAGGAACCCAGCCTGCCGTTGTCGTCGGTGGATGCTGATGGCCTGAGCAGCTGCCTGGAAGACCTCGAGCTCAACAGCCTGCTGCGCCAGGTGGGGGGCTTTGTGGCGGCCTTTTCCGAAGGGGGCTACGGGGCCAATGCAGAGGCCGCTGCAGCCAAGCCCCCCCACCGCTCAGCCACCACAGAACCGGCAGCTGCCGAAACCGCAACCGAACCGGTCACCAACGACGACGTGGGGGTGCCGGCCCTGAAACCGAAGCTGATCCAGACCGAAACGGCCCTGGACGCCCTGGTGCAGAGGCTGATGGCCTGCACCGACAGCAGCCTGCCTGTGGCCTTCGACACCGAGACCACCGACCTCAACCCGTTCCGCGCCGAACTGGTGGGCATCGGCATCTGCTGGGGAGAGGACCTGGACGCACTTGCCTACATCCCGCTGGGCCACAAAGGCAGCGAAGACAGCATCCCGGAGCAGCTGTCCTTGGAAACCGTGCTCACCGCCCTCGCCCCTTGGCTGGCCAGCAGCAACCACCCCAAGACCCTTCAGAACGCCAAGTACGACCGCCTGATCCTGCTGCGGCATGGCATTGCCCTCGAGGGGGTCGTGATCGACACACTGCTGGCTGATTACCTGCGGGATGCCTCGGCCAAGCATGGTCTGGAGCTCATGGCGGAGCGGGAATTCGGCTTCCAGCCCACCTCATTCACCGATCTGGTGGGCAAGAAACAAACCTTCGCCGACGTGCCGCTGGAGCCCGCCAGCCTGTATTGCGGCATGGATGTGCACGTCACCCGGCGCCTCGCCCTGCTGCTGCGCCATCAGCTGGAGACCATGGGCCCGCAGCTGCTGCCGCTGCTGGAGCAGGTGGAGCAGCCACTGGAACCAGTGCTGGCCCGGATGGAATCCACCGGCATCCGCATTGATGTGCCCTATCTCCAGGGCCTTTCCGAAGAAATGGGCTCCACCCTTCAACAGCTGGAGTCCGACGCCAAAGCGGCCGCAGGAGTGGACTTCAACCTGGCCTCACCCAAGCAACTCGGAGAGCTCCTGTTCGACACCCTCGGCCTGGATCGCAAGAAATCCCGGCGCACCAAAACTGGCTTCAGCACCGACGCCACCGTGCTGGAGAAACTCGGCAACGACCACCCGGTGGTGCCTCTGGTGCTGGACCACCGGGTGCTCAGCAAGCTCAAGAGCACGTACATCGACGCCTTGCCGCAGCTGGTGGAGGCGGAAACCGGGCGAGTCCACACCGATTTCAACCAGGCGGTTACGGCAACGGGTCGGCTGAGCAGCAGCAACCCCAACCTGCAGAACATTCCGGTGCGCACCGAATACAGCCGTCGGATCCGCAAGGCCTTCCTGCCTCAGGAAGGCTGGACCCTGCTCAGCGCTGATTACTCACAGATCGAGCTGCGCATCCTCACCCACCTCTCGGGCGAAAAGGTGCTGCAGGAGGCCTACCGCGGCGGCGATGACGTGCACGCGCTGACCGCCAGGCTGCTGCTGGACAAGGACGAGGTCAGTCCGGACGAGCGTCGGCTGGGCAAAACGATCAACTTCGGTGTGATCTATGGCATGGGAGCCCAGCGCTTCGCCCGGGAAACCGGCGTAAGCCAAAGCGAAGCCAAGGAGTTCCTGGTCAAGTACAAGCAGCGCTACCCGAAGGTGTTCGCCTTTCTCGAGCTGCAGGAGCGGCTCGCCCTCAGCCGCGGTTACGTGGAAACGATTCTCGGCCGCCGGCGGCCGTTCCACTTCGATCGCAACGGCCTGGGGCGGCTGCTGGGCAAGGACCCCTTGGAGATCGACCTGGATGTGGCCCGCCGCGGTGGCATGGAGGCGCAGCAACTGCGGGCAGCTGCCAATGCCCCGATTCAGGGGTCGAGTGCCGACATCATCAAAGTGGCGATGGTGCAGCTGCAAGACGCCCTGCTGCGTCAGGGCCTACCGGCCCAGCTGCTGCTGCAGGTGCACGACGAACTAGTGCTCGAAGTGGCGCCGGACGCCCTCGAGACCACCCGAGACCTGGTGGTGCGAACCATGGAACAGGCCTTTGAACTGAGTGTTCCCCTAGTGGTGGAGACCGGCGTCGGCGCGAACTGGATGGAGGCGAAATAA
- a CDS encoding (2Fe-2S) ferredoxin domain-containing protein, which yields MQRVSHHLLLCATATKAKCCDSALGAQTWNALKSIVRELDLENAARPEGIVLRSKADCLRVCERGPILLVWPDGIWYSDVSPDRVKRIIEQHIIGQQPVDEWILKRTPFEAINGVPSAEI from the coding sequence ATGCAACGGGTCAGCCATCATCTCCTGCTCTGCGCAACCGCCACCAAAGCCAAATGCTGCGATTCAGCGCTTGGGGCACAAACCTGGAATGCACTGAAGAGCATTGTTCGTGAACTGGATCTCGAAAATGCAGCACGCCCCGAGGGGATTGTTCTGCGCAGCAAAGCCGATTGCCTCAGGGTGTGCGAACGAGGGCCGATTCTTCTGGTCTGGCCAGACGGAATTTGGTATTCCGATGTTTCGCCAGATCGCGTCAAAAGAATCATAGAACAACACATCATCGGCCAACAACCTGTCGATGAATGGATTCTCAAAAGAACACCCTTCGAGGCAATCAATGGCGTCCCTTCAGCAGAAATTTGA
- the cysS gene encoding cysteine--tRNA ligase produces MSLRFTNSLTSRTEAFEPLTEGKASIYCCGVTVYDLCHLGHARSYINWDVLRRYLIWRGYDVTYIQNYTDIDDKILNRANEEGITMQAVSERNIEAFEVDMGRLNILPADRMPRATGCIEGIQTLISELESKGAAYSSDGDVYFDISKAKNYGKLSGRDPDDQQQGASGRTADGEESRKRHPFDFALWKGAKAGEPSWESPWGPGRPGWHIECSAMVRQELGQTIDIHLGGGDLVFPHHENEIAQSETANGTTLAKLWMHNGMVNVGGTKMSKSLGNFTTIRALLDSGISPMTLRLFVLQAHYRKPLDFTAEALEAAATGWKGLNAALSLGGRHGESLGWSTAAPLAEGAMNADGGPADTALVELEQRFISAMDDDLNSSGGLAVLFDLAKPLRSLANRLERGEDAALPELELKGLEGRWQLLRHLAAVLGLRSEAEAAPSLDDGAIDVAIAARKAAKAAKDFAEADRIRDELAAQGVELIDKPGGVTEWIRA; encoded by the coding sequence GTGTCCTTGCGCTTCACCAACAGCCTCACCAGCCGCACCGAAGCGTTCGAGCCCCTCACCGAGGGCAAAGCCAGCATCTATTGCTGCGGCGTGACGGTCTATGACCTCTGCCACCTTGGCCATGCCCGCAGCTACATCAACTGGGATGTGCTGCGCCGTTATCTGATCTGGCGCGGGTACGACGTCACTTACATCCAGAACTACACCGACATCGACGACAAGATCCTCAACCGAGCCAATGAGGAGGGCATCACGATGCAGGCGGTGAGCGAACGCAATATCGAAGCGTTCGAGGTCGACATGGGGCGTCTGAATATTCTCCCGGCCGACCGAATGCCTCGGGCCACCGGCTGCATTGAAGGCATTCAGACACTGATTAGCGAACTGGAATCCAAAGGAGCCGCCTACAGCTCAGATGGTGATGTGTACTTCGACATTTCGAAGGCGAAGAATTACGGCAAGCTCAGCGGCCGCGACCCCGACGACCAGCAGCAGGGAGCCAGCGGTCGAACCGCTGATGGAGAGGAAAGCCGCAAGCGTCATCCCTTTGATTTTGCGCTCTGGAAGGGGGCCAAAGCCGGAGAACCCAGCTGGGAATCCCCCTGGGGACCAGGCCGCCCGGGCTGGCACATTGAATGCTCAGCGATGGTGCGCCAGGAACTGGGGCAAACCATTGACATTCACCTCGGTGGCGGAGATCTGGTGTTCCCGCACCACGAAAACGAGATTGCTCAATCGGAAACCGCAAACGGCACAACCCTGGCGAAGCTATGGATGCACAACGGCATGGTCAATGTCGGTGGCACCAAGATGTCCAAATCGCTCGGCAACTTCACAACCATCCGCGCCTTGCTGGACAGTGGAATCTCGCCGATGACCCTGCGCCTGTTTGTGCTGCAGGCCCACTACCGCAAACCGCTTGATTTCACCGCCGAGGCCCTTGAGGCCGCAGCCACAGGCTGGAAGGGGCTGAATGCAGCCCTGAGCCTTGGCGGTCGCCATGGCGAGAGCCTCGGCTGGAGCACGGCCGCACCGCTCGCAGAGGGCGCCATGAACGCCGATGGAGGTCCAGCTGACACCGCTCTGGTGGAGCTCGAACAACGCTTCATCAGCGCCATGGACGATGACCTCAACAGCTCGGGCGGACTGGCCGTTCTGTTCGATCTGGCCAAGCCCCTACGGTCCCTCGCCAACCGGCTGGAACGGGGGGAAGACGCCGCCCTGCCTGAGCTGGAGTTGAAGGGTCTGGAGGGTCGTTGGCAGCTGCTGCGACACCTGGCGGCGGTGCTGGGACTGCGCTCGGAAGCGGAAGCCGCCCCCAGCCTCGACGACGGCGCCATTGATGTGGCTATCGCTGCGCGCAAGGCGGCGAAAGCGGCGAAGGATTTCGCGGAGGCCGACCGGATCCGGGATGAGCTCGCCGCCCAAGGGGTGGAGCTGATCGACAAACCCGGCGGGGTGACGGAGTGGATTCGCGCCTGA
- a CDS encoding 1-deoxy-D-xylulose-5-phosphate reductoisomerase, producing MKAISVLGSTGSIGTQTLQIAEEFPEQFRVVALTAGRNLKLLVEQVQRHRPEVVALADSDLLPELQERLKDAGVTGADAPQLVGGADGLNVAAAWDSADLVVTGIVGCAGLLPTLAAIRAGKDLALANKETLIAAGPVVLPELKKSGSRLLPADSEHSAIFQCLQGTPWAENARLSTGVPTPGLRRIQLTASGGAFRDWTAADLEKATVADATSHPNWSMGRKITVDSASLMNKGLEVIEAHYLFGLDYDHIEIVIHPQSIIHSMIELADSSVLAQLGWPDMKLPILYCLSWPSRLETPWRRLDLTEVGQLSFRAPDPAKYPCMELAYAAGSAGGTMPAVMNAANEEAVAQFLEEKIHFLDIPTVIEAACERHKPDLMAQPQLDDVLRVDQWARTAVREQVNRGVTRLPMGAIAA from the coding sequence ATGAAAGCCATCAGCGTGCTGGGATCCACCGGTTCGATCGGCACCCAGACCCTCCAGATCGCTGAGGAGTTTCCGGAGCAGTTCCGCGTTGTAGCCCTCACGGCCGGCCGCAACCTGAAGCTTTTGGTTGAACAAGTTCAGAGGCATCGCCCTGAGGTGGTGGCCCTGGCGGATTCCGATCTCCTGCCTGAACTGCAGGAGCGGCTGAAGGATGCCGGCGTCACAGGCGCCGATGCACCCCAGTTGGTGGGAGGTGCTGACGGTCTCAACGTTGCTGCCGCCTGGGACAGCGCCGACCTGGTGGTGACGGGCATTGTTGGTTGCGCCGGTCTGTTGCCGACCCTGGCGGCGATCCGCGCTGGCAAGGACCTCGCTCTGGCGAACAAGGAAACCCTGATTGCGGCCGGCCCCGTGGTGCTGCCGGAACTGAAGAAGAGCGGCAGCCGTCTGCTGCCGGCGGATTCGGAACACTCAGCCATTTTCCAGTGCCTGCAGGGAACCCCCTGGGCTGAAAACGCACGGCTCTCCACCGGCGTACCCACACCGGGGCTGCGCCGGATTCAGCTCACAGCCTCCGGCGGCGCATTCCGCGACTGGACGGCCGCCGACCTTGAGAAGGCCACCGTGGCCGATGCCACCAGTCATCCCAACTGGAGCATGGGCCGCAAGATCACCGTGGATTCCGCCTCCTTGATGAACAAGGGGCTGGAGGTAATCGAAGCCCACTACCTGTTCGGCCTGGATTACGACCACATCGAGATCGTGATCCATCCCCAGAGCATCATCCATTCGATGATCGAACTGGCGGATTCGTCCGTGCTGGCCCAACTGGGCTGGCCCGACATGAAGCTGCCAATCCTTTACTGCCTCAGCTGGCCCTCACGCCTGGAGACGCCATGGCGGCGACTGGATCTCACGGAAGTGGGTCAGCTCAGCTTCCGGGCCCCCGATCCCGCCAAGTACCCCTGCATGGAGCTGGCCTACGCCGCTGGAAGCGCCGGCGGCACCATGCCCGCAGTAATGAATGCTGCCAACGAGGAAGCTGTGGCGCAGTTCCTCGAGGAAAAGATTCACTTCCTCGACATCCCCACAGTGATCGAGGCCGCCTGCGAGCGCCATAAACCCGATCTGATGGCCCAGCCCCAGTTGGACGACGTGCTGCGGGTGGATCAGTGGGCGCGAACCGCCGTGCGGGAACAGGTGAACCGCGGTGTGACCCGTCTGCCCATGGGAGCCATCGCCGCTTAG
- a CDS encoding fatty acid desaturase, which produces MSASLSLLAVGLGTLIPLSAAATPLWLLYGVITGTIAMGCWVIAHECGHHAFHPNRQIEGVVGFVLHSILLVPYYSWAHSHAVHHAHCNHLEQGETHVPPRATSPMGRTTEQLKQRLNPTLFGIISLFNHLVIGWQLYIFLGATGGEDYDSPTSHFWNRKHNFNGKRRLFPHSFGKWMLRSNLGLLAMVALLITASVQFSLLRVLCVYGLPYLVINMWLTTYTWLQHTNNDIPHFSNETWTWSKGALQTVDRPYGPILNLLHHGIGSTHVCHHVNSSIPHYNAWRGTQLLRQRFPELVRYDSTPIYKALWRISTRCGGAVYQNPSDRAFYY; this is translated from the coding sequence ATGTCTGCAAGCCTTTCGCTTCTGGCCGTCGGCCTGGGAACACTCATTCCGCTCTCGGCAGCCGCCACCCCTCTCTGGCTCCTCTACGGCGTGATCACCGGCACCATCGCGATGGGCTGCTGGGTGATCGCCCATGAATGCGGCCATCACGCCTTCCACCCCAACCGCCAGATTGAAGGCGTTGTGGGATTTGTGTTGCACAGCATTTTGCTGGTGCCGTATTACAGCTGGGCCCACAGCCACGCGGTACACCACGCCCACTGCAATCACCTGGAACAGGGAGAAACCCATGTTCCGCCGCGGGCAACATCGCCGATGGGGCGAACCACCGAACAGCTCAAGCAGAGGTTGAATCCCACCCTTTTCGGGATCATTTCCCTGTTCAATCACCTCGTGATTGGCTGGCAGCTTTATATCTTCCTGGGCGCCACCGGCGGCGAGGACTACGACTCCCCCACCTCTCACTTTTGGAATCGCAAGCATAATTTCAACGGCAAACGCCGCCTTTTCCCGCATTCATTCGGCAAGTGGATGCTGCGATCCAACCTGGGATTGCTCGCCATGGTTGCCCTGTTGATCACCGCCTCAGTGCAGTTTTCACTGCTCCGTGTGCTGTGCGTCTACGGCCTGCCCTACCTGGTGATCAACATGTGGCTGACGACCTATACCTGGTTGCAGCACACCAACAACGATATCCCTCACTTCTCCAACGAAACCTGGACTTGGTCGAAGGGAGCCTTGCAAACGGTTGATCGTCCCTACGGGCCCATCCTCAACCTGCTGCACCATGGAATCGGCTCAACCCACGTGTGCCATCACGTCAATTCGTCGATTCCGCATTACAACGCCTGGCGTGGAACTCAACTGCTCAGGCAGAGGTTTCCTGAGCTGGTGCGCTACGACTCCACACCGATCTACAAGGCGCTGTGGAGGATCTCCACACGATGCGGTGGTGCTGTATATCAGAACCCAAGCGATCGAGCCTTTTACTACTGA
- a CDS encoding sodium-dependent transporter, with translation MAKEQWRSGLGFVLAAAGSAVGLGNLWGFAYRASQGGGGAFLLLYVLIVLLVCLPVLVAEMVLGRSTGQSPLLAPVAAAGRRWQPMGWLFVLAASGILAFYAVLMGWTGATLVQTLTQGLPADISSAEAFFAGLSGGRSALIGQLLSLVATAAVVAAGVRGGIERLSRWGLPLLFVLLIGLAVWAAGLDGASEGYRTFLLRWDNSQLQDPTTIRNAFTQAFFSIGTGIGSILAYSAYLSRRAHLPREAVAVVGMDTAVGLLAGMVTFPVVMSFGLQDVISGSTLGTIFIALPTGLGSLGATGQLVAVLFFALALIAAITSAVSLLEVPVACFIDRLGWSRSRAVWVSTALIFVAGLPAATSMEVLGWMDSVFGGLLLILGGLLLALLLGWVLPARFQEELSHSGSPIWLQRFLLVMLRWISPPVIAVGLVISVVDLIPS, from the coding sequence ATGGCGAAGGAACAGTGGCGATCGGGCCTGGGGTTTGTCCTGGCGGCTGCAGGCAGTGCCGTGGGTCTGGGCAATCTCTGGGGCTTTGCCTACCGCGCCTCCCAGGGAGGTGGCGGCGCCTTCCTGCTGCTCTACGTGTTGATTGTGCTGTTGGTCTGCCTGCCGGTGCTGGTGGCTGAAATGGTGCTGGGGCGCAGCACTGGCCAAAGCCCCCTGCTTGCGCCAGTTGCGGCAGCCGGTCGCCGTTGGCAGCCGATGGGTTGGCTGTTCGTGCTGGCGGCCAGTGGAATCCTGGCCTTCTATGCCGTGTTGATGGGATGGACCGGGGCCACGCTGGTGCAGACCCTCACCCAGGGGCTCCCGGCGGATATCTCTTCAGCGGAAGCCTTTTTCGCCGGCCTCAGTGGCGGCCGCTCAGCTTTGATCGGCCAGCTGCTCAGCCTGGTGGCGACTGCTGCTGTGGTGGCGGCCGGCGTGCGCGGAGGCATTGAGCGGTTGTCCCGTTGGGGGCTGCCGCTGTTGTTTGTGCTGCTGATTGGCCTTGCGGTTTGGGCTGCTGGTCTTGATGGGGCCTCGGAGGGCTATCGCACCTTCCTGCTCCGCTGGGACAACAGCCAGCTGCAGGACCCCACCACGATTCGAAATGCCTTCACCCAGGCCTTCTTCTCGATTGGAACGGGCATCGGCAGCATCCTAGCCTACTCGGCCTACCTGAGCCGTCGCGCCCACCTGCCGCGGGAAGCCGTGGCGGTGGTGGGGATGGACACCGCTGTGGGCTTGCTGGCCGGCATGGTCACCTTCCCCGTGGTGATGAGCTTTGGCCTCCAGGATGTGATCAGTGGCTCCACCCTGGGCACGATCTTCATCGCGCTGCCCACAGGCCTGGGTTCACTGGGCGCCACAGGTCAGCTGGTGGCGGTGCTCTTTTTTGCTCTGGCCCTGATTGCAGCGATCACATCAGCGGTGTCGCTGCTCGAGGTACCGGTGGCCTGTTTTATCGATCGCCTGGGGTGGAGCCGGTCCCGGGCCGTCTGGGTGTCCACGGCGTTGATCTTTGTGGCCGGTCTTCCGGCGGCCACCTCAATGGAGGTTCTCGGCTGGATGGATTCCGTGTTTGGGGGCCTGCTGCTGATTCTGGGGGGCCTGCTCCTGGCGCTGTTGCTGGGTTGGGTGCTCCCCGCCCGTTTTCAGGAGGAGCTAAGCCATTCGGGGAGCCCGATCTGGCTGCAGCGCTTTCTGCTGGTGATGCTGCGCTGGATTTCGCCGCCGGTGATCGCTGTTGGTCTGGTGATCAGCGTGGTTGATCTGATCCCCAGCTGA
- a CDS encoding efflux RND transporter periplasmic adaptor subunit, which translates to MLQSLRSPASPSPEAELASVAKAQSKRPKAAMVGLLVLVLCGGGLLLRFGPWSNRQRDLTPFTTTAERGVLSGVITASGELQAQQKVNVSPRKQGLLAELKVDEGDVVENGQVLALMNRGDLDDRLQEKRALLRQAEANYQNKREDFERRSQLYASGALSADDFSDARFEMLAGQAGLVAARERVEQLEQESREKTIRAPFSGTITARYAEPGSFVTPTTAASATAGATSSSIVELSQALEVRARVPESDIGRIATGQKAEIRVDAYPDERFQARVNEIAPRAAKENSVTSFEVKLNFVNPQNKLKIGMTADINFLTGRSDPKILVPTVAITLEDGQQGVLLVDENQQPRFQPVELGNSSGDQTAILNGLESGTRVFIDLPPWADPRD; encoded by the coding sequence ATGCTGCAGTCCTTGCGCTCCCCTGCGTCCCCATCGCCTGAAGCAGAGCTGGCCTCAGTGGCGAAGGCACAATCCAAACGACCCAAAGCCGCGATGGTCGGATTGCTGGTGTTGGTCCTGTGCGGTGGTGGGCTACTGCTGCGTTTCGGACCCTGGAGCAACCGCCAACGGGATCTGACACCCTTCACCACCACTGCAGAACGTGGCGTTCTCTCTGGGGTGATCACCGCCAGCGGCGAACTGCAGGCCCAGCAGAAGGTGAACGTGAGTCCGCGCAAGCAAGGTCTGCTGGCTGAGCTGAAGGTGGATGAAGGAGATGTGGTGGAGAACGGACAGGTTCTGGCCTTGATGAATCGTGGCGATCTCGATGATCGGCTGCAGGAGAAGCGGGCTCTGCTGCGCCAGGCCGAAGCCAATTATCAGAACAAGCGGGAGGATTTCGAACGACGCAGCCAGCTGTATGCCAGCGGCGCGCTCAGCGCTGACGACTTCAGTGATGCGCGCTTCGAGATGCTGGCTGGGCAAGCGGGCCTCGTTGCAGCCCGGGAACGGGTGGAGCAACTGGAACAGGAGAGTCGAGAAAAGACGATCCGCGCCCCCTTCTCAGGAACGATCACAGCGCGCTACGCCGAACCGGGGTCGTTTGTGACCCCCACCACTGCCGCCTCGGCCACGGCCGGTGCCACAAGCTCTTCGATCGTTGAACTCTCGCAAGCCCTGGAGGTGAGGGCCCGCGTTCCGGAAAGCGACATCGGCCGCATCGCGACCGGCCAGAAGGCCGAAATCCGGGTAGATGCCTATCCCGATGAGCGCTTCCAGGCAAGGGTGAATGAAATTGCCCCCCGCGCAGCCAAAGAGAACAGCGTCACCTCCTTCGAAGTGAAGCTGAACTTCGTCAACCCGCAAAACAAATTGAAGATCGGCATGACTGCCGACATCAATTTCCTAACCGGGCGTAGTGACCCCAAAATCCTTGTGCCCACGGTGGCGATCACCCTGGAGGACGGCCAACAGGGTGTGTTGCTGGTGGATGAGAACCAGCAACCACGTTTCCAGCCGGTGGAACTGGGCAACAGCAGCGGCGACCAGACTGCGATCCTGAACGGTCTCGAATCAGGAACTCGCGTGTTCATCGATCTGCCCCCCTGGGCAGACCCGCGCGATTGA